The Rhopalosiphum maidis isolate BTI-1 chromosome 2, ASM367621v3, whole genome shotgun sequence genome segment TACATTCACaagctaaaaattaaaatcaaaaatgttgataatcaTCTAAAGGTTACGGTTGGAAATTgtaagtaatagtaataatatgtatattattatagcaagtGTCATTCAGTGCTCATAGCACTTACCATTCATTGGATCACCAATAGTCCGGTCCTTATATTTACCTACAGCCATTTCGGATGCAGGAATCGCGTAGACTTTTTGAATCCTTCTTAGAGACCGATATGcagattgaatatttaattcattaacgTTGTGTTCATCAAAtcgtttaaaaactttattttacgtaaattacaataaattataaatcggaCTCAATGATGtggtataatacatacaatttaaaaaaataaatgaattacctTCTACTGATTGTTTATaactcattaattttttaatttctgatAAGTTTTTGTAAACCCGTgacatcatttttaaactatcgATGTGACTCAGTATAAAAGTACGTTTCttcaatgtataatttatattcccATCATCAATTGGAAtcaaaaaactaaacaaattgAATACTACAATGAGTattgttaaacaaaattatcaaacttaCACAATATccaattaattaactaaaaataagaacaaatgtttatgaaaacaTGCAAtctgacatttattttatagattgatGATAAGTTGGATTCAagacaataattttgaataatagttattcacgtaactttttttttttttacaaattagtgaaaaatataaatctatttaattatttaaaaaaaaagataaataaaaaatgttcaccgCTCTAAGTCATGTATTCGCTTTGTTTCCAGTTCCAAATATTCTTTAGCCACTGCAAACTGTTCGTCTTGTAAGTCATAGAGATGCCTTAATATGACTTGTGACGAATGCCAATTTATTCCATTCGCAAACATGTAGGTGgaaatgaaaaacattaaatatcttaacatatttttgttgcATGTATTCGCtctatttatacataagttTGATATAACTTCGAGGTGTGTTAAATAActcagaatataaataattttataattttataatttttataaataattttttcagaatCATTGataagtaaacataatattataatatattatagacaaatGGATGATGAAGCCGGTTGATTTATTTGaaactataatgttataacatattatacatacctatatatcaatacatacctatatatcaatatattattatttatataacgcgaatattaataaattatataaaatttaaatacaataaaaatttgtgaaatagtattaataacgaAGGCTATTTCAAAATCAACCTCCGTagtggaaaatattttttaaaaaaaccaaaaacattaattttttgcacaaaatagttttattaacatCTAAATTATTGTTCTACATAGTCTCCGTttaaatctatacatttttggtaACAGGGGACAAGCTTTAAAAAACGGCACCGCCAGTGCGTTGAGGCATTGCTTTCAACAGTGCTTTGACTGTTCTTTGCTTTCTAAGTTTACATACTGGACCCAAGTCTTATCTCCAGTCACAATTTGCTGTAAAAATTCTTCACCTTCCATTTCTAAACGTCCGAGAAATGTTTTTCCTGAATTGACACGTTGGGTCTTGTGGACATCTGTGAGCTGTTTTGAGACCCAACTGGCACAGAACTTGTGGTAACCCAAGCTTTCAGATACGATTCGGTATAGAGTAGTTCGAGAAATTTCGAAAAATCTTGTCGCAAGTTCTGAAATTGTAAAACGCTTGTTTTGTCGAACAAATTGGTCAACTTGGTGAACCACGTCTTCGGTCATGATCGATTTGTGCCCTTGGTCTTCTTCATTATGCATATCTGTGAGtccgtttttaaattttctacacCAATCATGTACCGAACCATCACTCATCACCGTATTGTCGTAAACAACACATAACCGATTAAGCCATTTCCTTCGGCTTGCAAAAAACGAATTACACTTCGCACCTCACAGGCGGCGGgagataaaattgtattctccATGTTAAAACGGCAGCTATTGGAAAAATACTGAACGAAAACTTGGCATATTATTAGGGAATAATGTACTGGTTGCGACATGAAAAAACACGTACCCAAAGTGCACGAATGTAATGAATTGTAACACATCGTAGGTTGATTTTGAAATAGCCCTCGTATTTACAAGTAAACATAAAGAGGTTGTTTTGAGGTCAATTTGTAGTTTGTACATAAGTAATCAATATATACCCGGCCATCacagattataaatttaatttaaagttataaaacaataatgatgtAAAGCAGGGTTATCcaaacttttttattcaagagtcacgtataatattaaaagttcttaACGGgccaaaatgtataaacacatataatttttaattttagagaaATACTATAGCTAATACTAATAGCTGACCTGGCAAACGTTGATTTGCCACATGAATAAATAGTTAGATTTCTAATGGATGTTCATTTcacatttaaatagttaaatatacttttagtatagatattaaaaaataatatttataatatacttaaatatacttagtattaatttttctcatcattttttattgatgaatattatgaaattaatgttttttttccgaTACAGGTGATAGTTATTTACACATGTGCGCGAACGACTTTAGATAATAACACatgtttttagaatatttacctACTTTGGGGACTGGTTCAAACTTGTTCGTGGGCCGAATGCGGACCGCGGTCCGTAGTTTGGAGACCCCTGATATAGAGTATAAACTTaaactatatttctatataaatatgtaaatatacataataaacttatcatattatgcatctaaaatatacacagcaaaaaaataattgtttttgacgACACCGATTGTATATACAGCATTTAAATGAAacatcaaaacatttaaataaagccAATAAAGGTCatgaattattgtatatcaatctattcaaatagttttaaaaaacactCGCCAAATTCTAGCCAATACTGCCAAACTGctatagattaaatttatgtatgtaaataaaaacaaaaaataaacatatcattCTCTTCAGAAAAAGTTGAGGTTTAAACTTCACGAAAAATAAGATCGGTAATAATATGCCCTCTCTTCTAGCCCTACACACGATCACTTCATCCATGAAATTCTCCATAACTCAATCATATTTACCTGATACCCactatttttcatgtttatacCTCAACCTCTTATGAAGagaatgatgtttttttttgttatttttacataaataagttTGATCTATAGCTATAATAGCTGTATTCTTTTTGAGAcactctatataatatatataatattcaaggaTGTACATTTAGTTACCTTCTATAGATCTTAACTATGACTTttaccataaatattataatataataaataaatatctaactgAGTGAGAATGATgggaaaataatttctttcttagtttataatatataaactctTTTAATTcttctaaacattttatctCTAAATCCAAGTATTTATTGAAGACATTAAAATGATCGTTTTGCAGATCATATAGTTTCGTTAATGCTATTTTCGATGTATGCCATCTTTGTTCAGCTTCTACAAAcatcaataacaaaaacacaataatatataagcatattttttaacatctaTTCACAGTAATACTTGGATATTACTACTGTAACAATTTTGAACTAGtgaatttagtaattttaatgttagatAGGtacacaaattacaaatagttcaaacatttacatttttacacatCAGATATACCCATATGCagcaatacaaatatatgccGTTCTGAATGAAGTTTAATTTGTTAGGTAATACTAATGCCGCAACGGGAGGATAACAAAGAACAATTTTTAGCGTATGATCTGCACATCGATTATCTTTATAACTATAAGTGatgaatatagtatatttatactttaaaaaaaaaaaatttaattgttatatgttaaaatccatttttttGAGCCAACTTATCCAACCCTTCTATGGCCTCAACTTTtgccaataaaatttaaacaaaaaagaattcattaatttgcaaaaactaaaaactagtTGTCAATTAtttgcaatatataataaaataataataataatttttatttatcgataTTAAAACCATAACTAAATTTAGCTCTTGGTTCTGAAATCTTATGGAGGATTTTGGTAATTGCTAAATGTtacaaacacatatttttaaattaaaactaaattaatataatcgcTGTTCTTCGTTTAAACATCTAATTTCGCCCAAATATAAACCGAAAATatctataagaaaaaaacaatgattatgtgtttttaagatttttaattacagtatGAATTACTCATGAGATACCTTgtacttatttttcaaacctgaactatataaattgaatatattatttttaattacagatttatttgtaaaattttataatttagacaaataatgttaaaatttaaattcaaaacgtttaaaaataaaaattgtaaatatgtacctattattaatgttttaaaataaatattatagcaaaATATAAGGAATCTTGTGTCaaactttcaaattttttgacttattgaaacatttttattgatatttaaaaaaaataaactaagaaTTTtagatagttaaaaaaaaaatttaaaaatgctatgTCTAcaactattcatttttaaattacaacaaaatttcaaaaattatgtttaaaattaatagttattttacgaatggatatacaatgtatgtattcatataacacatattagcatgtaaaattatttaggcaGAGACTGCGttcttatttgatttttaaatcaaaaaagttattaacaatattaaaatcattgtgATTAGTTATTGAGAAATTAATTCGTGATAAcagatcaaattttaaaaatatggacaAGTGATGGGTATTGCTCAACTGTATGCAGTATACTATGTATTGAGTGggttaagataaattatttgtaatttgtattcataaatGTCAAATAGTTATATGATATAAGCATGGATTTTAGATTAGAAATTCAAGTGGATCCCATTTTTGTTATGAATACGAAATACGGCTATAGTcttattatcatgtatatcatttatttagcTGTTTCATCATaacattctttatttttaattatttcagttgTGTAAGGTCAATCTAtgacttgttttattttatatgtttaataaaagttaaaagttatgatcttgtaatttttttaataaatagtaataatattcgaacaaaaaaaaataaattttgtgtttacaacacatattgatataatgatattaataaatacattcatctatggtttataataatattaatactaatatacattgctatgttaaatgtatggatatcatagttattaacataattgtagttataaaaaagttaatgtatattagtaaaaaatttataaacaaagatCATATAAGGTCATAGGTGATAAATAGGTATTCTAGCAAtgcaaaaatttgaaaaaaaaatttagctaCGGCACTGTAtgcacacaatattattatgtacatgtatcaataatatattttactataaatttataatattacatattaggaTACAACTTTCGATTGTTATGCGGATAtaagttatgacttatgagtatATGACATCAACGATGACATATAAATAAGAGTATAGAACCTTTCGGTGAACACAAAGACACTCGTTAGCTTTACGTCGTATTGTGTATGCAGTCCAATTATATGACAAGTtaactattgaaattttatattataattagattataCAGTATTAACTTAATCATAAAATCGTGTTATTTATCTACTTGAATACATGAATACTAAGTCTACTCAAGCTTAgatttcaacaataataactaacttatactgaagtttattattatataataatttatgaaaaatacaacaaaatattatatataaatatataattataaaatatttaatacctattatatggaGAGTACACACTACGCTAAAAATCagtgtaaatactaaaatgaggggtataacattatattgtttcacATAATTCGCATaaactctatatatatatatagagtattcggcgtataatatagatagtatAGTCAGTATAAACAAAATGCAGGACACATTATTGCAGTGTTCAGTATTGTCTATGTTACATTTTAGCTCATCGCATTTCCGTTAGTCAAGAAACGTCATATCGttttaatatgcataaaatatatataggtattaagtaGTCTAAGCCGCCTTGAAGCTGCATATCATAGACCACACCGTAACTGCCTTAAGACAAATAGAAACAAAAACGACTACACAACGAGTTGCGTTCGGTGTACACGCAGCGACAGCGTGTACGagaaacgaaaaaatatttttattaacctaattccgtaataaaataaaaaaccaatcATAAATTCAGCGATATATCCGACGTGCCACGACACACGCACAATGATAGTTAAAGCGACATGGAGCAACATATGACCACAAACAGACctcatttctaaatatttcttGTGTGATTTAAAAAGGGATATTATGGGGTGTGGGGCATAGCCCCCATGGctcaataatgttaaataagtaatagagatgctctttttttaaaagtaaacagAGTCCCCCTTCTTTAATTTTGACAAGTGGATCACTagctataacataataatatggctGTAGCCCATTTGCACCCTAGATTGGCCCATTTGCACCTCGGGGGTTATGGACATTTGctctcaaaataaaaaaattaaaatcctgCTTTATATCCCAAATGCGCCCATTTTGCATGCAACGTTGCTgtcatttattgtttaaaaaagtaaaatcgtacgtaaaattaaaattaataattattaaaagtaatcattttaaaaataatgataaatactacacagtatacattacatattattatttatattacattaaattataaattaagttagtagtttaaaatgtcttcAATTTTTGGATCATAGGTATGACTGTCTTTAATTTCGGCtccgttttttaattattggttttGACGTATGCACTACAGATTTTGTTTACACAATCCCAACTTTTATTTCCAGAAAAAAGGTTTCTACTCACGTGAAtacttgatatttaaaataacgaaaaactaaacaaactttttgtttacttgaaatagttatataaaattctattatattatagtagtactCACTATTCATGTACTAATGCAACTGACACATAAAATACAACtgataaatgcatttataaataatataatctttatcGATTAGGATTTTACAATTTAGATTAACGACTaacgacaaaata includes the following:
- the LOC113552537 gene encoding uncharacterized protein LOC113552537, with amino-acid sequence MSDGSVHDWCRKFKNGLTDMHNEEDQGHKSIMTEDVVHQVDQFVRQNKRFTISELATRFFEISRTTLYRIVSESLGYHKFCASWVSKQLTDVHKTQRVNSGKTFLGRLEMEGEEFLQQIVTGDKTWVQYVNLESKEQSKHC